A single region of the Bacteroides intestinalis DSM 17393 genome encodes:
- a CDS encoding DHH family phosphoesterase, with protein sequence MLTKVIEQAKIDRFARWMGHAERIVIVAHVAPDGDAIGSSLGLWHFLNSQDKVANVIVPNAFPDFLRWMPGSKDVLLYDRYKEFADKLIAEAEIICCLDFNALSRIDAMADAIKAAKGKKILVDHHLYPEDFCDITISHPNISSTSELVFRLICRMGYFNEITKEGAECIYTGMMTDTGGFTYNSNNREIYFIISELLSKGIDKDDIYRKVYNTYSESRLRLMGYVLSNMQVYPDYHSALISLTKNEQGRFNYIRGDSEGFVNIPLSIKDVVFSCFLREDTEKPMIKVSLRSVGTFPCNQLAAEFFNGGGHLNASGGEFYGTLEEAKKVLERALEKFKPLLNAKG encoded by the coding sequence ATGTTGACAAAAGTAATAGAGCAGGCCAAAATAGATCGTTTCGCTAGATGGATGGGGCATGCAGAAAGAATTGTAATTGTAGCCCATGTAGCGCCGGATGGCGATGCTATAGGCTCTTCATTGGGGTTATGGCATTTCCTGAATTCACAAGATAAAGTTGCGAATGTCATTGTGCCGAATGCTTTTCCCGACTTTCTGCGATGGATGCCGGGTAGCAAAGATGTATTACTCTATGACCGCTACAAAGAATTTGCCGATAAACTGATCGCTGAGGCTGAAATAATCTGTTGTTTGGATTTCAATGCTTTGAGTCGTATTGATGCAATGGCGGATGCAATAAAGGCAGCAAAAGGGAAGAAGATTTTGGTAGACCATCATCTGTATCCCGAAGATTTTTGTGATATCACAATCTCACATCCTAATATTTCTTCTACTTCGGAGCTTGTATTCCGCTTGATATGCCGCATGGGGTATTTTAATGAAATAACCAAAGAAGGAGCAGAGTGCATCTATACCGGTATGATGACCGATACAGGTGGATTTACTTATAACTCCAATAATCGGGAGATTTATTTTATCATCAGTGAATTACTTTCCAAGGGTATCGATAAGGATGATATTTACCGGAAAGTTTATAATACTTACTCTGAAAGTCGCTTGCGACTGATGGGATATGTGCTTTCAAATATGCAGGTTTATCCCGATTATCATTCTGCCTTGATCTCGTTGACAAAAAATGAGCAGGGACGTTTCAATTATATCCGGGGAGACAGCGAGGGGTTTGTAAATATTCCTTTGAGTATAAAAGACGTGGTTTTTTCTTGCTTCCTGCGTGAAGACACGGAAAAGCCGATGATTAAGGTTTCATTGCGTTCTGTGGGTACATTTCCTTGCAATCAATTAGCTGCTGAATTCTTCAATGGAGGCGGACATCTGAATGCTTCCGGTGGTGAATTTTATGGTACGCTGGAGGAAGCAAAGAAAGTCCTGGAACGTGCTTTAGAGAAATTTAAGCCTTTATTGAATGCGAAAGGATAA